One stretch of Anabas testudineus chromosome 24, fAnaTes1.2, whole genome shotgun sequence DNA includes these proteins:
- the LOC113149875 gene encoding proto-oncogene c-Fos-like, with protein MMFTGFNAECDSSSRCSTASPSGDNLGYYPSPAGSYCSMGSPQSQDFTDLTASSASFIPTVTAISTSPDLQWMVQPLISSVAPSHRAHPYSSSPSPSYSRPAMKSAAPKAHSSTKRGRVEQISPEEEEKRRIRRERNKQAAAKCRNRRRELTDTLQAETDQLEDEKSSLQNDIANLLKEKERLEFILAAHQPICKIPSELDTDFPVVSISSAHPCLSTEVSSQTQTTISKTVTVASSQPTFTSTSNSIFSSNSSVLSTATISNSTVKITDLEDSVLEESLDLLTKTEMETARSVPEVDLSNTLYTTQDWEPLHASTNNSDFEPLCTPVVTCTPACSTFTSSFMFSFPEAETFPSCGIAHRRGSNSNEQSSDSLSSPTLLAL; from the exons ATGATGTTCACCGGATTCAACGCGGAGTGCGATTCCTCCTCCCGCTGCAGCACAGCTTCCCCGTCCGGGGACAATCTGGGATACTACCCGTCACCAGCGGGATCTTACTGCAGCATGGGATCTCCCCAGTCTCAG GATTTCACTGACCTGACAGCATCAAGTGCCTCATTCATCCCCACCGTCACAGCCATTTCGACAAGCCCGGATCTGCAGTGGATGGTTCAGCCTTTGATCTCCTCAGTGGCCCCTTCACACAGAGCTCACCCGTACAGCTCCAGCCCCAGCCCTTCCTACTCCAGACCAGCCATGAAGTCTGCAGCACCCAAGGCCCACAGCTCTACCAAGAGGGGCAGAGTGGAGCAG ATTTCaccagaggaggaagaaaagaggagaattcgcagagagagaaataagcAGGCAGCCGCAAAATGCCGCAACAGGAGGCGAGAGCTGACAGACACTCTGCAAGCT GAAACTGATCAGTTGGAGGATGAGAAGTCCAGCCTCCAGAATGATATTGCCAATCttctgaaggagaaagaaaggctTGAGTTCATTCTGGCTGCCCACCAACCCATCTGTAAAATCCCCTCAGAGCTGGACACAGACTTCCCTGTGGTCTCCATCTCTTCCGCCCACCCCTGCCTCTCCACTGAGGTGTCTTCCCAGACACAGACCACCATCTCCAAGACGGTCACTGTCGCTTCCAGCCAGCCAACCTTCACCTCAACCTCAAATTCGATCTTCTCCAGCAACAGCTCTGTCCTCTCCACTGCCACCATCTCCAACAGCACGGTCAAGATAACAGATCTGGAGGACTCCGTCCTGGAGGAGTCTCTGGATCTGTTGACAAAGACGGAGATGGAGACAGCACGGTCAGTGCCCGAGGTCGACCTGTCCAACACCCTCTACACAACTCAGGATTGGGAGCCCCTTCACGCCTCAACCAACAACAGTGACTTTGAGCCCCTGTGCACACCTGTGGTGACCTGCACCCCTGCCTGCAGCACATTCACGTCttcatttatgttttccttCCCAGAGGCAGAGACCTTCCCCTCTTGTGGCATCGCTCACAGGAGAGGAAGCAACAGCAACGAACAGTCCTCTGACTCCCTCAGCTCACCAACCCTGTTGGCCCTTTAA
- the tmed10 gene encoding transmembrane emp24 domain-containing protein 10, whose product MARIAALLLLPVLIESAFSISFFLPVNSRKCLREEIHKDVLVTGEYEISEQANTKTNLKITDSSSHTLYSKEDATKGKFAFTTEDYDMFEVCFESKSPMGTGRVPDQLVNLDMKHGVEAKNYEEIAKVEKLKPLEVELRRLEDLSESIVNDFAYMKKREEEMRDTNESTNTRVLYFSIFSMCCLIGLATWQVFYLRRFFKAKKLIE is encoded by the exons ATGGCTCGAATCGCAGCGCTACTGCTGTTGCCGGTCCTTATTGAATCGGCATTTtccatttccttctttttacCGGTGAATTCAAGGAAGTGTTTACGAGAGGAGATCCACAAAGACGTCCTGGTTACGGGGGAGTATGAAATAAGCGAACAGGCGAACACCAAAACTAATCTGAAG ATCACAGATTCCTCCAGTCACACTCTTTACTCTAAGGAAGATGCAACAAAAGGAAAGTTTGCATTCACCACAGAGGACTATGACATGTTTGAGGTGTGCTTCGAGAGCAAGTCACCCATGG GAACTGGAAGAGTGCCTGACCAGCTGGTCAATCTGGACATGAAGCATGGTGTGGAGGCCAAAAACTATGAGGAG ATTGCCAAGGTGGAGAAGCTGAAGCCTCTTGAGGTTGAGCTGAGGCGACTGGAGGACCTGTCAGAGTCCATTGTCAATGATTTTGCTTacatgaagaagagagaggaggagatgcgGGATACCAATG AGTCCACCAACACACGTGTGCTGTACTTCAGCATATTCTCCATGTGCTGTCTCATTGGACTGGCTACATGGCAGGTCTTCTACTTGCGGCGCTTCTTCAAGGCGAAGAAGCTGATCGAGTAG
- the eif2b2 gene encoding translation initiation factor eIF-2B subunit beta — MPGPDKETELTERIEAFLSDLKRGGSGTGPLRGSAETARETTALLRRITAQARWSSAGDLMEIIRKEGRRMTAAQPSETTVGNMIRRVLKIIREEYARSRGSSEETDQQESLHKLLTSGGLSEENFRQHFSALKANVIEAINELLTELEGTTDNIAMQALEHIHSNEVIMTIGRSRTVEAFLKDAARKRKFHVIVAECAPFCQGHEMATSLSKADIETTVIADAAIFAVMSRVNKVIIGTQTVLANGGLRAVNGTHTLALAAKHHSTPLIVCAPMFKLSPQFPNEEDTFHKFVSPHEVLPFTEGEILSKVNVHCPVFDYVPPELITLFISNIGGHAPSYIYRLMSELYHPEDHEL, encoded by the exons ATGCCAGGTCCAGACAAAGAAACCGAGCTGACAGAGAGAATTGAGGCGTTTCTGTCCGACCTGAAGCGTGGAGGGAGCGGGACGGGACCGCTGCGGGGCTCGGCGGAAACAGCCCGAGAAACGACAGCTCTGCTCCGCAGAATCACAGCGCAGGCCCGGTGGAGCAGCGCAG GTGATCTGATGGAAATAATCCGTAAAGAGGGGAGGAGAATGACAGCAGCCCAGCCTTCAGAGACCACTGTTGGTAACATGATCAGACGGGTCCTAAAGATCATAAGAGAGGAATATGCCAG GTCTCGTGGTAGCAGTGAAGAGACAGACCAGCAGGAGTCCCTCCACAAGCTGCTGACTTCAGGAGGACTCAGTGAGGAGAACTTCAGGCAACACTTCTCTGCCCTTAAAGCCAACGTCATAGAGGCCATCAATGAGTTGCTGACAGAGCTGg aggGAACCACTGACAACATTGCCATGCAGGCCCTTGAGCACATCCACTCCAACGAGGTCATTATGACGATTGGCCGCTCTCGCACCGTGGAGGCGTTCCTCAAAGATGCTGCACGCAAACGCAAGTTCCATGTCATCGTGGCAGAATGCGCTCCCTTCTGTCAG GGACATGAAATGGCAACCAGTCTCTCCAAAGCAGACATAGAAACAACAGTGATTGCAGATGCTGCCATATTTGCAGTCATGTCTCGAGTTAATAAG GTCATCATTGGAACGCAGACAGTTCTAGCTAATGGGGGGCTGAGGGCTGTCAATGGGACACACACTCTGGCGCTCGCAGCCAAGCACCACTCAACACCTCTGATTGTTTGTGCTCCCATGTTCAAGCTCTCGCCTCAG TTCCCTAATGAAGAGGACACCTTCCATAAGTTTGTGTCTCCACATGAGGTGCTTCCTTTCACTGAAG gTGAAATTCTGTCAAAGGTGAACGTGCACTGTCCAGTGTTTGACTATGTCCCACCTGAGCTCATCACACTGTTCATCTCTAACATTGGAGGACACGCACCATCGTACATCTACCGATTGATGAGTGAACTTTACCACCCAGAAGACCATGAACTTTAA
- the LOC113149497 gene encoding proto-oncogene c-Fos-like, protein MHPDSCTELDSSSSCSTASPGGDTPGCSQLPSESLSSSVDSAKGTEPSAADPFVPTVTAISTSPDLRWMVQPAVITSVPPSSGRAKTKARGATQSSSPAGANKAKPSNRKGQREQPSKEEEERRRIRRERNKIAAAKCRNRRRELIDTLQAETDQLEEEKSALQTEITDLLKEKERLEQALASHKPLCKLPADDDHEKEADEDDVSTMLLDPPASPQLLSILENGKTPESNTTIGEAPSAQDMDSVPCIPDAAILGNSNILLCSSAEEEVLEDLKGDDLDDLVPSLEMAVTSETPASVPDIDLSSPFCLSDWETLYKSVANDLESLSTPDMSSSPACSNYRTVFSFNYSEIDSLAEGCESLRGNLGASELMKDSLNSPTLLAL, encoded by the exons ATGCATCCAGACTCCTGCACTGAGCTCGACTCATCGTCCAGCTGTAGCACAGCATCGCCTGGCGGGGACACCCCTGGGTGCAGCCAGCTTCCTTCTGAATCGCTTTCATCATCAGTGGACAGCGCCAAG GGTACTGAGCCCAGTGCAGCAGACCCTTTTGTTCCGACTGTGACTGCAATCTCAACCTCGCCGGATCTAAGGTGGATGGTGCAGCCGGCCGTTATCACGTCTGTCCCTCCGTCGTCTGGCCGTGCCAAGACCAAAGCTCGCGGCGCAACCCAGTCGTCTTCCCCAGCAGGTGCAAACAAGGCGAAGCCCTCCAACAGGAAAGGGCAGAGAGAGCAG CCTTccaaggaggaagaggaaaggaggaggatcaggagggagagaaataaaattgCTGCAGCAAAGTGTCGTAACAGACGGAGGGAGCTGATAGACACTCTACAAGCT GAAACTGACCAGCTTGAAGAAGAGAAGTCTGCCCTCCAGACCGAGATAACCGACCTgctgaaagagaaggagagactgGAGCAGGCATTAGCCTCCCACAAACCACTGTGCAAACTCCCTGCCGACGATGACCATGAGAAGGAGGCGGATGAAGATGATGTTAGCACAATGCTGCTGGACCCTCCGGCCTCCCCACAACTGCTGTCAATCTTAGAGAATGGAAAAACCCCAGAGAGCAACACAACAATTGGAGAAGCCCCTAGTGCTCAAGACATGGACAGTGTCCCGTGCATTCCTGATGCAGCCATTTTGGGGAACTCCAACATCCTCCTGTGTTCAAGTGCAGAAGAGGAAGTTCTGGAGGACTTAAAAGGAGATGACCTGGATGACTTGGTGCCCAGCCTGGAGATGGCAGTGACCTCTGAGACACCTGCATCAGTTCCTGACATAGACCTGAGCAGCCCCTTCTGCCTCTCAGACTGGGAAACCCTGTACAAGTCTGTGGCGAATGACCTTGAATCGTTGAGCACACCAGACATGTCTTCCAGTCCTGCTTGTAGCAATTACCGCAcagtgttttcctttaattACTCAGAGATTGATTCCTTAGCTGAGGGCTGTGAGAGCCTGAGAGGCAACCTTGGTGCATCCGAGTTAATGAAAGATAGTCTTAACTCTCCCACACTTCTGGCCTTGTGA